In a genomic window of Nodosilinea sp. E11:
- a CDS encoding CopG family transcriptional regulator, whose protein sequence is MSTLSIQLPDSLYKSLQSLAAQDGVSLDQFIALAVAEKISALTTEGYLQERASRGDRAKYEAVLAKVADVEPELYDQLPPA, encoded by the coding sequence ATGAGCACGTTAAGCATCCAGCTACCTGACTCCTTATATAAAAGCTTGCAGAGCCTTGCAGCACAAGACGGGGTTTCGCTCGACCAGTTTATAGCCCTAGCAGTTGCCGAGAAAATTTCAGCATTAACGACTGAAGGGTATTTACAGGAGCGCGCCAGCCGAGGTGATCGAGCAAAATATGAGGCTGTGTTAGCCAAAGTTGCTGATGTTGAGCCAGAGTTGTACGACCAGTTGCCGCCAGCATAA